From the Actinomyces sp. zg-332 genome, the window GAGAGAACCTGTTGACCTGTCTTGAATAGTTCCACACCATGGCTCATATCCACAAGAGATGGATGAAGCAATACCTGTGCCTCTTGTCTCTGTCAAGAAACGAGTCCTAAACCCTATCAAGCCACGGGCTGGAATGACAAATTCTAGTCTTATCCAACCAGTTCCGTGGTTAGACATGCTTTCCATTCTTCCCTTGCGCACAGCCATTAGCTGAGTAACTGCCCCCAAGTGTTCCTCAGGAATATCAATAGTCATGTGTTCCATTGGTTCACATTTTTTACCATCAATTTCTTTGGTAACAACTTGTGGCTTACCTACTGTAAGTTCAAATCCTTCACGTCTCATTTGTTCTACTAGAATCGCTAAAGCTAATTCGCCACGACCTTGTACTTCCCAAGCATCTGGACGATCTGTAGGTAAAACTCTCAAAGAAACGTTACCAATTAGTTCTCTATCTAGCCTATCTTTTACCTGACGAGCTGTTACTTTAGCACCTTTACACTGTCCTGCTAAAGGTGAAGTGTTTATACCTATGGTCATTGAAATAGCAGGATCATCAACCTTGATTAGAGGAAGTGGACGTGGATCATCCACGTCAACTAGTGACTCTCCAATAGTAATATCTTCAATACCAGCAACAGCAACAATATCGCCAGCTTTTGCCTCTAGAGCTGGAACACGCTCAAGAGCTTTTGTCATCAAAAGTTCAGAAATTCTCACATTTTGTGTAGTGTTATCATGCTTAGCCCATGCAACTGTCTGCCCTTTTTTAATAACACCATTATGCACGCGCAGCAAAGCTAGACGTCCCAAAAATGGTGAAGCATCTAGGTTAGTTACGTGTGCTTGTAAAGGAGCATTTTCATCGTAAGTTGGACCAGGAATTCTAGTTAGTATAGTCTCAAACATTGCTTCCAAGTCACCATCTGGAAGTTGACCATCAGCTGGTTGTGTTAGTGATGATTTTCCAGCTTTTGCACTAGCATACACAATTGGAACATCCAATAGTGCATCCAAATCTAAGTCATATCCTTCATCGACAAGATCTTGAGCCAAAGATAGCAATAAGTCAGTCGTTTCCTCAACAACTTCACTGATACGGCTATCTGGCCTATCAACTTTATTTACTACTACAACTACAGGTAAGGTTGCAGCCAAAGCCTTACGTAACACAAAACGAGTCTGAGGCAGTGGTCCTTCTGAAGCGTCAACAAGTAATACAACACCATCTACCATTGATAAGCCACGTTCGACTTCCCCACCAAAATCAGCGTGGCCTGGAGTGTCGATAACATTGATTGTGACTTTTTCTAATTCTAGTTTCTTAGCCGATACGCCCGAATACTCTATCGCTGTGTTTTTAGCAAGAATGGTAATACCTTTTTCTCGTTCAAGATCACCACTATCCATAACGCGTTCACCTGTTGATTCAACAGTATCATGCTCAGAGAAAGCCCCTGATTGCCAAAGCATTGCATCAACAAGAGTAGTTTTACCATGATCAACGTGTGCTACGATAGCAACATTTCGTATATCTTGACGAATCGCCATATAAGTATTCTCATTTCTTTAATATAAAATCCTCTTAATAGGGTACACGTTTTTGGAAAATCTTGCACCAGAATTAAGGATTTTTTTATTTCAAAGTCATCATAAATATACTGTTTATTTCATATAATTTAGATTTAGTAATTATTATTTTATAATAAATAACAAGTATTTATTACACTAAAATATCAGGATTATACGACTATTTATTATAACAAAATAACAAGTTTTAATAAGGGTTCACTTTT encodes:
- the typA gene encoding translational GTPase TypA, whose product is MAIRQDIRNVAIVAHVDHGKTTLVDAMLWQSGAFSEHDTVESTGERVMDSGDLEREKGITILAKNTAIEYSGVSAKKLELEKVTINVIDTPGHADFGGEVERGLSMVDGVVLLVDASEGPLPQTRFVLRKALAATLPVVVVVNKVDRPDSRISEVVEETTDLLLSLAQDLVDEGYDLDLDALLDVPIVYASAKAGKSSLTQPADGQLPDGDLEAMFETILTRIPGPTYDENAPLQAHVTNLDASPFLGRLALLRVHNGVIKKGQTVAWAKHDNTTQNVRISELLMTKALERVPALEAKAGDIVAVAGIEDITIGESLVDVDDPRPLPLIKVDDPAISMTIGINTSPLAGQCKGAKVTARQVKDRLDRELIGNVSLRVLPTDRPDAWEVQGRGELALAILVEQMRREGFELTVGKPQVVTKEIDGKKCEPMEHMTIDIPEEHLGAVTQLMAVRKGRMESMSNHGTGWIRLEFVIPARGLIGFRTRFLTETRGTGIASSISCGYEPWCGTIQDRSTGSLVADRPGQATPYAMINLQERGSFIVEAGSQVYEGQVVGENPRGEDMDVNITREKKQTNMRAASADTFENLVPPRKLTLEESLELAASDECVEVTPESIRIRKVILQAQERFKIAAKARREEKK